The Anas platyrhynchos isolate ZD024472 breed Pekin duck chromosome 10, IASCAAS_PekinDuck_T2T, whole genome shotgun sequence genome segment GCATCCTCACTGATGggtgtttgtttccttttagcGACTGTTATGCTGGAGGAAGGCATTCCCTGGAGAGTCCCGGAGAGAGAAGTGCTGTATTTCTAGAGCAGGTACAGTACagacagcagcaaaacaaatctCTTCTTCTGTGTCAGGCATTTACCTTCACTCATAGAATGCCCCTGGGAGGGGGAGGACTGGCTGGCTCTTGGCCTCTTTCCTGCGGCTGCTGACTAAGGAGGCCGTGGTGTTGGGCTTGTTGCAATGTGAACCTGCACCTGTGCCCTAGCAAACTGGACTGTGAAAAGCATTGccaagaaggagcagcagagaagcaggGTCTCTTTACACAGGAAACCTCTTCCGAGCTGTAGACAACACGCACAGCAAACATGCACAGTTGCACTTCTGAGGTGAGTCAGCGTTCTTGGGGTGATTAAGAACTGGTTTGCTGGATGACTTATATTGATGTTAGGCCCGAACATCGCTTACATCCTTCCAGTCAGATGGGAGAAATGATTTAGCTACTGATCGTACAGTAGGAAAGGAAggcctggtggtggtggtggtcccTGGGggtattttgctgtttctgtgctAGCCTGAGGACACAGACAAGAGGAGATGTGTAACGGGTGATTGGTGTGTTTGGTGAAACTAGATAAGCTTTCAGGTACACAAAGTTTTCTTCAAATGTAGTGGAATTAATATGTAACTGACACTCAACAGCTGTTCTCACCTTGTTCCTAGTGTGGAGACCTGCTGCTTCCATTTCAGACCTGATGGAAGAATTGTGTGCTGGAAAACTTGCCTAATTGCCATCTCTACCAGCTGCTCTAGTAAGAGATTATCTCGTATTTCCAAAACTTGTTCAGAAATGGGGATGGCAGTTCCATGTTCTATTCTTTCCTGTGCACCTGCATCAAAATCTAAAAGTTGGAGTCTCACTCTGTACTTTCCCTGAAATAATGCAGAGCTCGGACAACAGCAGAAGGCTGCAGTTATACTATTCTACTTGAAATCTAGGGTGGACTTGCGGTTATTTCCTAAACCTCTTGGAAATCCCAGTGTAATGATGAGGAGCACAAACGTTGCATTCTTTATTCCAGTGTGCACCAGTCTCAACTCTGCTGCTTAATTTCTGACGGGGACCAGAACAACTGGGAGAGATGCCAGGGGTGCGGATTTCCTTCTTTCATCTCTGCTAAGTTCATGTGGAGTCCAAGTCAGTCTTACGCTACAAGAGACTGGAGCTCTAGGTCCTCAGCTGGGTGACTTGCTGCGGAATTTGTGATTCAGATAGCTGTTCTGCACTGTTTCTGGACCCTGTAGATTGCCTTGGTCCTGTGGCCCTCCGTCCTGCTGCAATGAGTGGGAAGTCCTTGCTCTTAAAGGTCATTCTGCTTGGGGATGGTGGAGTCGGGAAGAGCTCCCTCATGAACCGCTACGTCACCAACAAGTTTGACTCACAGGCTTTCCACACGATCGGTGTGGAGTTCTTAAACCGGGACCTGGAGGTGGATGGGCGTTTTGTGACCCTCCAGATTTGGGACACTGCGGGGCAGGAGAGATTCAAGAGCCTGCGAACCCCCTTTTACAGGGGAGCCgactgctgcctgctgacctTCAGCGTGGATGACCGGCAGAGCTTTGAGAATCTCAGTAACTGGCAGAAGGAGTTTGTCTATTACGCTGACGTGAAGGACCCCGAACACTTCCCCTTCGTGGTTCTGGGCAACAAGATCGACAAGCTGGAAAGGCAGGTGAGCACGGAGGAGGCGCAGGCCTGGTGCCTGGAGAACGGCAACTACCCCTACCTGGAGACCAGCGCCAAGGATGACACCAACGTGGCCGTGGCCTTCGAGGAGGCCGTGCGGCAGGTGCTGGCGGTGGAGGAGCAGCTAGAGCACTGCATGCTGGGCCACACCATCGACCTGCACTCCAGCTCCAAGTCGGGGTCCTCCTGCTGTTaggagaggctgctgctgcttcggGAACGTCGCTTGGACCGGCGGCTGGGTCGGAATAAGTGCGGGCAGCTCTGGGGCGCTCTGAGGACGGCAGCCACGAGGACAATACGCGGTTTGCTCACTGGGGAGTTTGCAGCCTTACCGTCTGAATTCTGGCTGGAGTTTCCGGGCACGAAGGATGTATCTACAGGAGGGAGCTGTCAGAGAGCATGCGAATGTAGTCCTGCTTCCATCTCTGCCTGTTTTAGCAGGCTTAAGGGACCGGGTTAAACTAAAGACAGTGAATTTTGATCTGTACCAAGACCTGCCTGCAGAACAAAGCTGAGGGCACTCCAGACACTCTTTGAAGTATTTTAGTCCTGAACTCAAAAAAAATACCAGACCCACTGAACTCATGACCTTACTGCCAAAGGAAAGTCTGCTCAGCATATTGTGTGAAACCTGTTGGGGAGGCTGTAGCCCACACAACTGTGAGAATGCCGGGTACTAGCGTGGTGAGATGCGTGTATCTGTTCCTTGGGATCAATGCATTCTGTCCTGAGACTGAATTGAACTAGGAATTGTTAGAACTCTGTTACGAAACAACATACAAAGGACAGAAGAAACCGAATGTTGCAGCATCACTTCTTGTAGCTGCCTGTTTCTGGTCTGTTTTTCCCCACCTTTAACTTTGTCTTGTATGGATGTTATTTTGTGGAGAGACTGGTTGCTGCTTGTTCAGTGTATGTTCCTTTGTCTCTTCTGGAGGCCCAACACCAGACCTTGCTTCTCGTATCTTGAATAGCCCTGGATGAAAAATATCAATGTGGGCACTCACCAGGTCATGTCAAAGGGTTTAGAGTTATTTGGGAGTTCAGGAGGCCTGGAGCATGAATCCTCAGCCAGTTTCTGCCAGAGGTAATCGCTGTGTTCAGACAATGTGCTCTGGCAGACGGGATGAAAGGTGGGTGGGATGTCTCCTCAGAGTGCAGGTGGCTGGCTCATGCGTGGGCAGCTGCTAAATCCTGTGCATGGGGCCGTGACCACCGTGCTTTGTTAGCTGGTGGGTCAGCACCTGCAGTTGCTTTAACATAGATGTTCCTATTTAGATACTGCAACTTTCTCACCTGTTCTGTCAGGGATGGTGCTGCTCAGCACGGTTAACTCACACCATTGCCCTGGCCCTTGCTCCATACAGGAgaatcaaatgcattttgtctgTAACTCAACTGACTTACTACTGGTAGCAAATGTCTGCTCAGTTAATTGGCCCTTTTTAATGGCAGCTGTGTTCAGCCCACTGCGGAGAGATCTGGACTGATTCCACTTCTGTTCAAGGTGGCTGAAAAACACGGGGGGGCAGGAAGCCTTCTAGGAACGGATGCCAGGCTTTGCtaaccccagctcctgccccctgCTAGGTGTTCGTCCCCAGCTATTTGTGTGTAGCAGAGAGGTCAGCGCTCGCTGGCTGCTGTCTTTGCCATTGTAACCTCAATGTCCTGCAACTTCCCGTGCGAGTGTTTGTTCAAAACTGTGACTTTGCCTGTAAGCACGTAGGAGCCTGTCACGGGAAGAGCTTTCCTGAGTGTGTATCCGCTAGCTGCTGAATGCAGTCCCACTGTGACGAGCTGCTGGATAGCAAAGCGCGTAGCTCACGTAGAGCAGCCTCGTATCCTCTGCTTCAGAGCAGGATAGTCCCCGCTCTCACACTGGCTGGTGGCAGCTAACCCCCGTCCCCCAGCAGTCTCTGAACTTGCAGGGTGTCTCCTCTGGGAACTCAGGGTGATGCTGCCCTTCTCACAGGGCAGCCACACGTGGAAGGGGCTGAAGCTTTAATACAAAGTGCTTTGGAGGGGTCTGATTTCTGCACAGGGCTCAACGCTCCCATTCACAGGAACAGATAGGGAGTGCTCACAGCCTCTGGAAAATCAGGTCCCTTGAAGTATAAGAGAAGGCTCTGCCTCTGTAGGTGCAACATATTTTtacaggattttaaaattaatgttacTATTTATTTAACAATGTCTGACctctagatttttcttcagttcaacACAGCTTAATTTTCCTTCAAGATCCCAAACTGTGACCTGTGGTTCTGCTCCCAACAGACACGTTCTGCTGGCGCTCGTTCCCACAGAGGCCATCTGGGCTCAGGCTCCTGTTTGCTGCCCAGCCTGGCATGGGGGCTGCAGAGGAAGCTCCCTGCAGGGGAAACTGCCCCTGTCCCAGCACGGATCTTGTGATCTGTGTGAGGACTATACCTCTGGTGGGCGAGGGCAGGGACTGAGCAGCCTGTGGTGCAGGAGGAATAGGCACACAGCGTGCTGTTTGCTGTACCTTGGGGATGTGTTGATGCTCCTGGCAGAAGCTCGAGAGCCTCATGGTTCACAGGCTGTGCAAACAGTGTGTGCTCCCTGGAGGGTGCTGCGCAGCATCTTTTGTTCCTAACAGATGTTGGAttgcctttttaaaacaaaaaaaatattttattaggcTTATACGTTTTTAAAAATCCATCTAAAAGTATagtataatatatttaaattgtttaatttattcTAACTGAGACGCACAACTTCCGAAGGAGCCGGGATCTTGAACTCTTTGTTGCAAAGTTCAGTGCCAACAGCTGTCCTCTCCCTGTGTCCACTCATGCTGCTGCAGTTGTTGCTATCGCTACGGAACTGGAATTGTAAAACTGAGGTTCTACCTTTatttaagcaaataaaacatGGATGTACCCAAGCGAATTCAGAAAGTGTTGACTTTTTGCTTTATCAGAGTTCAAGCCAGTGACTGTTCTCCTGACTGGGACGGGAAGTTGGGTTGGTTGTGGCAACTGGCTGAGAGATGTCACCAAATTTGAAACAAAGGGGCTGGTTATTCCTGAACAGTCGTTGAGTAAGTATAACTTATTTACAAGCTGAATCCCCTGACCAGTTTTGTCTTTCCAAGAGCACATCAGAAGACACTTTCATAACAAATATTCCACACTGCTTCCTTCTGTCACTATATGTTAATTTTCGGCTTGGGCTCTCAGCAGCAAGCCGTGCTTTCCTTTGATTTCTTCCTGCAATCTTGGACCTGgtccctcctgctccagggGGCTGTAACCAGACGTGATTTCCATGGGATGCCGGGACAGAAATCAGCATATGGGGACTGTTGTCTTCTGCTGTCCTGCCAGGACGGTCACTTATTTTGGGAGgctttctttgtgtttgcaCAGTCCTTGCCTACTGTTTCTGTTGGCAGAACCTCTAGcttgttttttctctcatgCCTGCTTGCTTATCTGTGCTTCCAGAGGCATTGATACGGTTTCAAGTCCTtggaaattctgcttttaaatgtATGCTGGAGTATCTGAGAGCCTCTGCTGTTTCAAAACACAGCTGAGAAAAAGCCAAGGTGAGCTGGTGGCAGAGGGTGCCAGCCTCGGAGGAGTCACAGGGTTTGGTGAGGCGGCATCTAACGCCTGCGAGGATCTACCTAGAGCCATCAGAGCCACCAACTCACTCGACAGGGCCGGCTCCTGTCCCCGAGCCCCACTCAGCCCCGCAGAGCTCAGGCAGCGGCCGCGGGGGGGAGCCGGAGGGCCGGGAGCGGagctggggatgggatggggctggggatggggctggggccggctctgcctcctcctcctgccccgtgCTCAGCCTCCCGAGCTGGCAGCTCCACAGGGACCTCGGGGCCGGCTCCTTGCCCATCTCCTGGCCATGCACACACCGCCTCGCACCGTCCCCAAGCCTCCCACCCCGCTCagggcagccccgctccccgcaaAGAGCCGTGGTGTTGTTCCCATCCCGCTCACACAGGGCCCTTTCAGcgtggggagaggagggtgctggcagctgggagcGCAGGGAACAAAGGGCCCCCTTGATGCCAGCCACGGCCCCAAGGGTTTCTGCCAGCCGGGGTGGGACCCAGGCTGGGAGCATCACTCCACGGCCTCACAGCACTGCTCCTGGAGGGAATGACCCGAAACAGGGTGTTTTGGGGGCGATTTCTGAGAAGAGCAGGGTTTGAGTCTGTTATTTTTGAAACCTGCACACAAACTGCTCACGGTCTGGCAGCAAATGTCCCGCCGGCTGCCCGCAGAGCACAGGACCTGGGTTTATAGGATCCTGAAATTGTCACCTCTGCCCCTGTGCCTGGCTGAGGTCGCCTTCTTTCAGCCAGGGCTCTCTGCAAGCGAGAACTGCTCGTCCTGAGGGGCTCTGATGTGCTTGTGCCAAGTGCATTGTGTGCTGCAAGCTGTGTGCTTGAGCCGTGCTgatttgttttgtggtgtccgtgCTACGGATGCCACCTTAGGGGACATGGCAGAGGCTGGCACTGTGTAAGCAGGGCATTgaagggcagcagctcctcacctTGCCCCAAAAGCAAGGGCTTCCTGAGAGACCCCAGCTTTCAGGGCTTCTTGAAAGACCTCTGGGGGTCTGGAGGAGAGACAGCAGTGATAAGGGAACAAAGGGACTGGACGCAGGGTTGGGGACGTGGCCCCCCTGGACGAAATTGGGCTGTGGGCGCACACATGGAGTGGCCAAgtgctccccttccctccctgggGGACGGGGGAGACGGAGACCAGAGCAACAGACAGAAGCAGACAGGTACCTTGTTCAGAAtgttcttaattttaatttattttctttaatttttataaaatacatcTTGTAAGATAAGTCTTTAAAAACTTGCTCCTTTTTATTGCTTGTTAGCAAGTTGAAATTCTAGAtcagaaatgaaggaaacaCTTTCAGTTGATTAACGCTCtttttgtgtgcttgtgtgtgtgtgtgcgtgcgtgtgtgtgcttGGGGTCTGGGGACGAGGGTGGGAAGGAGGGTCTGGTTATTTGTTGTTAAATCAAtacgaaagaaaaaaaaaataaaataaacgaACCAGCAAACCCCCAAGAGAGATGGCGTTGAAGTGAATTCCCAGATCTTGCCTGGTTTCTCCCCACCCCGCGGCCCCAGCTGgcatctccccctccccagcccgtGTGCGTCGGTAGCCTGGCCAACCTCgttcagcagccagcagcaaggATCCTTCGAACGCTCTGCTCAGCAGATCGGCCCCTTTATCCTTGCCCCTGCTGAAACCGGCACTTAGAAAAACATCGATAATACAGAcaccaaaaaatacaaaataaatccGTGCGAGGTGGAGCTACGGTCTGCTACTGAAAGTAGTTTCTCCGATAAATAAACACGAAGCGTAGCGTTAAGGCGAGGCGGGGGGAGGACGAAACAAAACGCCGGCTGTCGGGGAGGACTGGGAGCTGCGTTTTGGCAGCGAGGGATGGACCCACACCACCTGGCCGGGGGGCTTCCCTCGGGCTGCTGCGGGAAAGGTCTTCTCCCCTGGCTCCTCGCCCTGCCCTGGGGAAGCCAGCGGGGTCTGGGGTGCGGGGAGCGGCCTCCTGCCCTTCTTCGTGGGTTTCGACTGGAGCCGAGGTGCTGCCAGTCCTTCCCGGCGTGGCTAGCCACGAGACGGCCGTCCTGACtcgcaggaaaaaataaaaaaaataaaaggacaaaaagtGAGGGGCAGagtgggggcaggaggagggggcgTTACGTTTGGCACAGGTGAGAAACAAATCGAGATCTTTGCCGCAGCAAACGGTAGGGAAGCAGACGTCACCCCGAGCGAAGAGCACCATTGTGAAGGAACCACCGCGTCTGGCGTGCGCAGCTGGGAGGCGGCGAGGCGCAGGGGGACGAGCGGCCCTGAGGGGTGTCCTGTCCTACAAAAGGGACTGCTCTGGCCTTACGCTCTCAGGGCAGCCCCCCTCACACCTACCTGccgcctcctgctgccctgccccgtgctgggggccctggaggtgctggagcgtAAAGCTCAGAGTCCCCCTCGTCCACAGGCACCAAACTCCTTCAGGTTTAATAGGGGCAGCTGGGTTAGGGGCACGGGCTTGATCAGCATCGGGGTCAGCGCTCTCTTCTCCGCAACGGGAAGATCCTTGCCCTAAACGCCCTTTGCCTTGGCTGCAGCAGGCACTTTGGGGTaaattcatctttctttactagtggaaaataaaattgttctcATCCTCCATCCATGAGAGGTGCCGGCAGTCAGCTCCAGGAGAGTCTCTAGCAATGGTACCGAGACTTGGCcaacttccttttctctctagCCTCTTTCTTGCTACTCTTAGAGCAACCTACGGGGATTTCTGCCTCCCGGGAGCACGAAGGCTTTGGCTCATCCCAGGGACACTGGAGTGAGTCCCTCCTCTTCCCTTGCTGGTTTCGAAGGGCTTGGCCCCAGAGCGAACCGGTTACCGATGATGAGCGCAGAGAGAAAAGTGCACGAAGGGGGGTCCATTGGTGGGAAGCTCTCCTTCTTGGTCACGCTCAGCACGATGGATGcgagggaggaagaggaggggagtcAGCGGCGAAGGCAGAGTTAACGCAGGAGACCTGGTGTCGGGCGGCTGCAGTGTTAAAGCCTCGGGGTTAGAGAAAAGAGGGGGCGTTTGGCTAGCTGGGCTCCACCTCGCGGCCTAGAACTTGGTGCCTCGGCCCATCAGCTTGAGGACGGCGAAGTTGTAGGTGGCGGCGATCATGAaggtgagctgcaggcaggaggagagtgagcgaggggaaggaggagaggctCGCTCCAGCCTGGGAGCCGGGGGGAGCCCCCTGCGCACCCCTGcgcccagcaccagcaccccctCGGCACAGTGCCCCGGGGCCCTGCCGCACCGCTGGGACACCGCAGTGCCATTTGTGGGACAATCAGGGGAAGGCACAGGGCTTGGTGCACGGCAGCAGgacctctcccctctcctcgcCTCCTAAAGCCCCTCCAGGCCCCCTCCTGCCACCTCCTTATCACCTGAGCTCGCCGCCTGCACTTATGTGCCAGACGCAAACGACACGAGCACGGGCTCTGTCACGTCCTTGCCCACCACCTCTGACGTCCTCTGCCCCCAAATCCTCGCCGGGCGGAGGAGAACGGCCGGGCAGGGGGAGCACCGACTCACCAGTGAGACCAgcgtggctgcagcccccacaAAGGCCGCGATGAAGAGGTGGAAAGTCATTTGGAACTGCAAGGGAACACAGCGGTGAGCTCCCGGGCTGCCGCTCGC includes the following:
- the RAB9B gene encoding ras-related protein Rab-9B, which codes for MSGKSLLLKVILLGDGGVGKSSLMNRYVTNKFDSQAFHTIGVEFLNRDLEVDGRFVTLQIWDTAGQERFKSLRTPFYRGADCCLLTFSVDDRQSFENLSNWQKEFVYYADVKDPEHFPFVVLGNKIDKLERQVSTEEAQAWCLENGNYPYLETSAKDDTNVAVAFEEAVRQVLAVEEQLEHCMLGHTIDLHSSSKSGSSCC